In Leptospira harrisiae, a genomic segment contains:
- a CDS encoding AAA domain-containing protein, which translates to MGRTIKQEFGSLEEEILNVKLILNKERDYERSLFLEKGEQSRAIQSAQLEDLKFVVGNTWRAEFQISPSTKAKEWLKPGIPVLLKGNSESIFGNIYKVTDSQLIIQVRGDYEWEDSEFQISKWFQESTYDLYNEIISKVLDDKDSLSHKKLNWILGFGLGDKPTPPKQGLTATPLERIFQISDYGMIFGPPGTGKTTLLMQAVEKIKSRAESVLTLCPTNFACDYIVELALQKGIRVIRMGNSTKIKEEILPYHIDNLIQEHPDQKQIHNWQTELKAIQKKANSWKRNFGKEEREERKALKKEAKFLLSTIREAESNIRMKLLDSAELIVSTFSGFGNEFKKGRVFDYAFVDEATQSLDPGCYLAMYAGKKTFFFGDPKQLGASFSHPDHGAVHSFLEKAVALDSGERVLFLEKQFRMKPEILGFPNQTYYESKILTHPDARWNGNIDISHVLGNDPPILWIDTAGSDSEEETEGEEPSFFNHTEIQLVETLFRLGIPKELTTVISPYRGQVEKLIKVSEGRWFTQTIDSFQGRESEIVILSLVRSNSDGEVGFLLNPKRLNVALTRAKSHLILIGDSGTLCQTKEFQDLYAYIESVGEIRSIYEFME; encoded by the coding sequence ATGGGAAGAACCATAAAACAAGAGTTTGGTTCATTAGAAGAAGAAATTCTAAATGTAAAATTAATCCTAAATAAAGAACGTGATTATGAGCGTTCTTTATTTTTAGAAAAAGGCGAACAATCGAGAGCGATACAATCCGCACAATTGGAAGATTTAAAATTTGTTGTGGGGAACACATGGAGAGCTGAATTCCAAATTTCTCCTTCCACAAAAGCCAAGGAATGGTTAAAACCAGGAATTCCAGTCCTACTCAAAGGAAATTCTGAATCTATTTTTGGAAATATATACAAAGTTACTGATTCCCAATTGATTATCCAAGTTCGCGGAGACTATGAATGGGAAGATAGTGAGTTTCAAATTTCCAAGTGGTTCCAAGAATCCACATATGATTTGTATAACGAAATCATTTCCAAAGTTTTAGATGATAAAGATAGCCTTTCACATAAAAAACTAAATTGGATTTTGGGATTTGGTCTGGGCGATAAACCCACTCCTCCCAAACAAGGACTAACGGCAACACCGCTGGAACGTATCTTCCAAATTTCAGATTATGGGATGATATTTGGTCCACCTGGAACAGGAAAAACCACCTTACTCATGCAAGCTGTGGAAAAAATCAAATCTAGGGCTGAGTCTGTATTAACACTTTGTCCCACAAACTTCGCCTGTGATTATATCGTAGAACTTGCATTACAAAAAGGAATCCGTGTCATCAGGATGGGTAACTCTACCAAAATCAAAGAAGAAATCCTACCGTATCATATTGACAATCTCATCCAGGAGCATCCGGATCAAAAACAAATCCATAATTGGCAAACAGAGCTGAAAGCAATTCAAAAAAAAGCAAACTCTTGGAAACGAAATTTTGGCAAAGAAGAAAGAGAAGAAAGAAAAGCCCTGAAAAAAGAAGCTAAGTTTCTCCTTTCCACAATAAGGGAGGCTGAATCGAACATTCGAATGAAGTTGCTAGATAGCGCCGAACTCATTGTGTCTACGTTTTCTGGATTCGGAAATGAATTTAAGAAAGGGAGAGTTTTTGATTATGCGTTTGTGGATGAAGCGACCCAAAGTTTAGATCCTGGATGTTATCTAGCAATGTATGCGGGCAAAAAAACATTTTTCTTTGGGGACCCGAAACAACTAGGTGCTAGTTTTTCACACCCAGACCACGGAGCAGTCCATAGTTTCTTAGAAAAGGCAGTTGCACTTGATTCAGGAGAAAGAGTTTTATTTTTAGAAAAACAATTTCGGATGAAACCGGAGATTCTCGGGTTTCCCAACCAAACCTATTATGAAAGTAAAATTCTCACACACCCTGATGCACGGTGGAATGGAAACATTGATATCTCACATGTTTTAGGAAATGATCCTCCTATCCTTTGGATCGATACGGCAGGAAGTGATTCTGAAGAAGAAACAGAAGGAGAAGAACCAAGTTTTTTTAATCATACAGAAATCCAGCTTGTAGAAACTTTATTTCGATTAGGCATTCCCAAGGAACTGACAACCGTTATTTCCCCTTACAGAGGACAGGTGGAAAAACTAATCAAAGTATCTGAGGGGAGATGGTTTACCCAAACCATAGACTCCTTCCAAGGTAGAGAGTCAGAAATTGTGATCTTAAGTTTGGTTAGGTCCAACAGTGATGGAGAGGTTGGGTTTTTATTAAATCCAAAACGCCTAAATGTAGCTTTAACCCGCGCAAAATCTCACCTGATATTGATTGGGGATTCAGGAACCCTCTGCCAAACCAAAGAATTTCAAGACCTTTATGCTTATATTGAATCAGTGGGAGAAATCCGTTCTATTTATGAATTTATGGAATAA
- a CDS encoding tetratricopeptide repeat protein: MSSFFSLIREAKLLEEEKEFTRAFNVYAESESHTNNESALIKIKAKKAWCLYAVGNPRETESLFQDIIQNYPSHPLSITVYSRYLIKLKKFKSAKVLLQKSILQFPSYLENYLLLASLLKDMERSEEAIEVLKKALSQDHLSNGRGIDRKDIWAELGSLYFSRGDFNSALASLKKSLKMVEPEEFLHYDLLALCYLEAEDPENALSSIRTHIQFCKEIDPETLIILARAHCRMGKLEEAANNLIQAYSIEDSLYLKAADFIDFAPLLRNGFFTTLENIEWEEP; encoded by the coding sequence ATGAGTTCCTTTTTTTCACTGATCCGCGAAGCCAAACTTTTGGAAGAAGAAAAGGAATTCACGCGAGCTTTCAATGTATATGCAGAGAGTGAATCTCATACAAATAACGAATCGGCACTCATCAAAATCAAAGCGAAGAAAGCCTGGTGTTTGTATGCAGTGGGAAATCCCAGAGAAACAGAATCTCTGTTTCAAGATATCATTCAAAACTATCCCTCTCATCCACTAAGTATCACCGTTTACTCGCGTTATCTGATCAAATTAAAGAAATTCAAATCAGCAAAAGTTTTGCTTCAAAAAAGTATCCTACAGTTTCCATCTTATTTAGAAAACTATCTACTACTTGCTTCCCTATTAAAAGATATGGAGCGTTCCGAAGAAGCAATCGAGGTTTTAAAAAAAGCTCTTTCGCAAGATCATTTGAGTAACGGCCGTGGAATTGATAGGAAGGACATTTGGGCGGAACTTGGATCCTTATATTTTTCACGAGGTGATTTTAATTCAGCCCTTGCTTCCTTAAAAAAATCTCTGAAAATGGTAGAACCAGAAGAGTTCCTTCATTATGATCTACTTGCTCTATGTTATTTGGAAGCAGAAGATCCGGAAAATGCACTTAGTTCCATTCGAACACATATCCAGTTTTGTAAGGAAATTGATCCTGAAACACTTATCATTTTAGCAAGAGCACATTGCCGCATGGGAAAATTGGAAGAAGCCGCTAACAATCTCATCCAAGCATACTCCATCGAAGATTCTTTATACTTAAAAGCAGCTGATTTTATTGATTTTGCACCACTACTTAGGAATGGATTTTTTACTACCTTGGAGAATATAGAATGGGAAGAACCATAA
- a CDS encoding crotonase/enoyl-CoA hydratase family protein encodes MNPSPFFEIEKRKNVAILWLNRPEKRNAMNWPFWRDLPDMVDQINADPQIHCFVIAAKGKSFSTGLDLEEFFQEFKQVVQGELADGREKLYQLVLTMQKGINAVYNSKKPSIALVQKHCIGGGLDLVSACDIRYASEDAVFSLRESKVAIVADMGSLQRLPHLIGNAHTRELALTGKDITAEEAFQMGLVTKVTKDFDSLIQAGLKTAEEIAENPTIVIRGVKQVLNHGIGKTIEEGLDYVAVWNASMLDSKDFRSAIGGFMERKRPVYNPETRVD; translated from the coding sequence ATGAACCCTTCTCCATTTTTTGAAATAGAAAAAAGAAAAAACGTGGCCATCCTTTGGCTAAACCGTCCAGAAAAAAGAAATGCCATGAATTGGCCTTTCTGGCGAGACCTTCCGGATATGGTGGATCAAATCAATGCTGACCCGCAAATTCATTGTTTTGTGATCGCTGCAAAAGGAAAATCGTTTTCCACTGGTCTTGATTTAGAAGAATTCTTCCAAGAGTTCAAACAAGTGGTGCAAGGAGAATTAGCAGATGGTCGAGAAAAACTCTACCAACTGGTTCTCACTATGCAAAAGGGAATCAATGCTGTTTACAATTCCAAAAAACCTTCCATAGCCCTTGTTCAAAAACATTGTATCGGTGGTGGACTTGATTTAGTATCTGCCTGCGACATTCGTTATGCATCAGAAGATGCAGTTTTTTCACTACGTGAATCCAAAGTAGCTATCGTGGCCGATATGGGATCTTTACAAAGACTCCCCCATCTGATTGGAAATGCTCATACGAGAGAACTGGCTTTGACTGGAAAAGATATCACAGCCGAGGAAGCTTTTCAAATGGGTCTTGTGACAAAGGTCACTAAGGATTTTGATTCCCTGATCCAAGCCGGACTTAAAACAGCGGAAGAAATTGCTGAAAACCCAACCATCGTGATCCGTGGGGTCAAGCAGGTTTTAAACCACGGAATTGGCAAAACCATCGAAGAAGGTTTGGACTACGTAGCCGTTTGGAATGCAAGTATGTTAGATTCCAAAGATTTTCGTTCTGCGATCGGTGGATTTATGGAAAGAAAACGACCAGTTTACAATCCAGAAACCCGGGTAGATTAA
- a CDS encoding prolipoprotein diacylglyceryl transferase, whose amino-acid sequence MLDRIPIPNPFGWEGLSTFSLLMMLAFLVGSYLLPKELERKKLDPSHSDWLIFLGILGTLVGAKIFFIFEIWDQVFIDVPGYDGKYTYPLTHWNGFPGHPGLWSSLFSGGGLVFFGGLLFGWLFITLYFRHHKLDVGAYYDAVIPALSMGYAIGRLGCFVSGDGCYGFATDARIPFFVFDFHGAHPSGVPVWNTPVMESIMAFGYFAYFQFWARYQNFRKWSIGAQFLIIHGFARLIIEFLRVNKAVIPFIDPPTLVNIPDANGNPSFLTGYYWHGFSQSQYISIALILFGVYLMVSKKLWLKEETKV is encoded by the coding sequence ATGTTAGATCGAATTCCGATTCCAAATCCCTTTGGCTGGGAGGGTTTGTCCACTTTCAGCCTTCTTATGATGTTGGCCTTTCTTGTTGGTTCTTACCTTCTCCCCAAGGAGTTAGAACGAAAAAAGTTGGATCCGAGCCATTCGGATTGGTTGATATTTCTTGGGATTTTAGGTACCCTGGTCGGTGCCAAAATTTTCTTTATCTTCGAAATCTGGGACCAAGTGTTTATCGATGTTCCGGGTTATGATGGAAAGTATACTTACCCACTCACACATTGGAATGGATTTCCTGGGCACCCAGGTCTTTGGTCCTCACTATTTAGCGGTGGTGGTCTCGTATTCTTTGGTGGCCTACTTTTTGGATGGCTTTTCATCACTCTTTACTTCCGACATCACAAACTAGACGTCGGAGCATATTACGATGCCGTCATTCCAGCACTTAGCATGGGTTATGCGATTGGTAGACTCGGATGTTTTGTCAGTGGTGATGGATGTTACGGTTTCGCTACTGATGCGCGGATTCCATTTTTTGTTTTTGATTTTCATGGTGCCCATCCTTCTGGCGTTCCTGTATGGAACACACCCGTTATGGAGTCAATTATGGCCTTTGGATATTTTGCCTATTTTCAATTTTGGGCTAGATACCAAAATTTTCGCAAATGGAGTATCGGTGCTCAGTTTCTTATCATCCACGGATTTGCAAGACTCATCATCGAGTTCTTAAGGGTGAATAAAGCAGTGATTCCTTTTATTGATCCTCCTACTCTTGTGAACATTCCTGATGCAAATGGAAATCCAAGTTTTCTTACTGGTTATTATTGGCATGGATTTTCTCAGTCACAGTACATCTCCATTGCCCTTATCCTTTTTGGTGTGTATCTAATGGTTTCCAAAAAACTTTGGTTAAAGGAAGAAACAAAAGTATGA
- a CDS encoding DoxX family protein, which yields MFDTLFSTSGDIIPLILRITAFVVIFPHGAQKLLGWFGGYGFKGTYGFFTGQLKFPGILAVLIILGESFGSVLLLVGFFTKFAAASIAIIMIGAAILAHRQNGFFINWNGNQKGEGYEFHILATGLLIALVVGGAGVYSVDFNLIGKF from the coding sequence ATGTTCGATACTCTATTTTCTACTTCAGGGGACATCATCCCACTCATCCTTCGTATCACAGCTTTCGTTGTGATTTTTCCACACGGTGCCCAAAAACTACTAGGTTGGTTTGGTGGTTACGGTTTCAAAGGAACTTACGGATTTTTTACAGGACAACTAAAATTCCCTGGAATTTTGGCAGTTCTCATCATTCTAGGTGAGTCCTTTGGATCAGTTTTACTCCTCGTGGGATTTTTCACTAAGTTTGCTGCGGCTTCCATTGCCATCATCATGATTGGTGCAGCTATCCTCGCACATAGACAAAACGGTTTTTTTATCAACTGGAATGGAAACCAAAAAGGCGAAGGGTATGAGTTCCATATTCTTGCAACTGGACTTCTCATTGCACTTGTAGTTGGTGGAGCTGGTGTGTATTCCGTTGATTTTAATTTAATCGGAAAATTCTAA
- a CDS encoding M23 family metallopeptidase has protein sequence MAETYVTTAYERLQIAHLRWRKRAEKWISRSREKVSFVLIPNDEKPLAQIEISVGMLGFLIGLSLSLVLLSFGLLIYFSFFFDRNLSLEKKTETQLVSFLFYDLLSQDLTDSVEELESTTESLNLLAWEEIPEKEMITQDYLLKEEYRKDASELDSNLLLFQQVVTTYTQFGVRLGNLVPNFQNAIDYLSMRESIFYSMPRGRPLKPGVGVVTSTFGYRSDPFGILPVGEYHSGIDFAAGEGTPIYATGPGIIAVDTAVGGLGKSVRINHENGFFTLYGHCSLILVNPGDRVKRGDKIALVGQTGKATGAHVHYEVRIGLDAPLDPEEYINLD, from the coding sequence TTGGCAGAAACTTACGTCACAACCGCCTACGAAAGGCTCCAAATTGCACACTTACGTTGGCGAAAACGCGCCGAAAAGTGGATTTCCCGTAGCCGGGAAAAAGTGAGCTTTGTCCTCATCCCCAATGATGAAAAACCTTTGGCCCAAATTGAAATTTCCGTGGGGATGCTTGGATTTTTAATAGGCCTCTCCCTTTCGCTTGTCCTTCTTTCTTTTGGTCTACTAATCTATTTTTCCTTTTTCTTTGACCGAAATCTTTCGTTAGAGAAAAAAACAGAAACCCAACTGGTCTCCTTTCTCTTTTATGACCTACTTTCACAGGATTTAACCGATTCCGTGGAAGAACTAGAATCTACCACCGAATCCCTAAATCTTCTCGCCTGGGAGGAAATCCCAGAAAAGGAAATGATCACACAAGACTATTTGCTTAAAGAAGAATATCGTAAAGATGCGAGCGAATTGGATTCGAATCTTTTATTATTCCAACAAGTTGTCACCACCTACACTCAGTTTGGTGTAAGATTAGGCAACCTTGTTCCCAATTTTCAAAATGCCATTGATTATCTTTCGATGCGAGAAAGTATATTTTATTCCATGCCAAGGGGACGACCTTTAAAACCGGGTGTGGGAGTTGTAACCTCTACCTTTGGTTACCGTAGTGATCCTTTTGGAATTTTACCTGTTGGAGAATACCATTCGGGAATTGACTTTGCTGCGGGCGAAGGAACACCCATTTATGCCACGGGTCCTGGAATCATTGCAGTCGATACTGCTGTGGGTGGACTTGGAAAATCTGTTAGAATCAACCATGAAAATGGTTTTTTTACACTGTATGGACACTGCTCACTCATTTTAGTCAATCCTGGGGACCGAGTCAAACGGGGAGATAAAATTGCACTGGTTGGCCAAACGGGAAAAGCAACGGGAGCTCATGTTCACTATGAAGTGAGAATTGGTTTAGATGCACCTCTCGATCCGGAAGAATACATTAACTTAGATTAA
- the pcnB gene encoding polynucleotide adenylyltransferase PcnB: MFKFLTSLFRKKADSVDSFLMYPEGKRYYRETHSIRRANIDEDAIKIINRLNKFRYKAYLVGGGVRDLLMGKRPKDFDIVTSATPNQIKRIFNNCRIIGKRFKIVHIIFKGKIIEVSTFRSLPEHRLEKHKAENDYLIKRDNSFGTAKEDAARRDFTINSLFYDPKNDSILDYVGGFEDIQKKIVRVIGDPDISFKEDPVRMLRAVKFSVLLGLDIEKKTKLAIKKNRLELEKSSTARLLEEYNKMFRTWKTSIIFEGLAENHLLDVLFKEPADKLKKTDPEWREHFMETPLGKRLAVTDKLLSAREEMTPAIFYSLIFYDLIKDLYENDRGHLAHNIKESLQPVFERMGIPKREQDNLVKIFISQPRFQVTDDEKERQNSFFKKKDYFYDAFMVYKIVAISEGNESAVQTAFFWEISLRQRPKPDSHQFGQQNRKKEPNKKRPPRKKHRDRRGGSQNQNQAESQQPNASEQKESQEPRKTRESSVENEEREV; this comes from the coding sequence ATGTTTAAATTTCTCACTTCTCTTTTCAGAAAGAAAGCCGACTCTGTCGATTCCTTTTTGATGTACCCCGAGGGAAAGAGATACTATCGAGAAACCCATTCCATACGCAGGGCCAATATCGATGAAGATGCCATAAAAATCATCAATCGATTGAACAAGTTTCGTTACAAGGCCTATTTAGTCGGTGGAGGGGTCAGAGATCTGCTTATGGGCAAACGCCCAAAAGATTTTGACATAGTCACAAGTGCGACTCCAAACCAAATCAAAAGGATCTTCAATAACTGCCGAATCATCGGTAAACGATTTAAAATTGTACATATCATTTTTAAAGGTAAAATTATTGAAGTATCGACATTCCGATCATTACCGGAACATCGATTGGAAAAACACAAAGCAGAAAACGATTATCTCATCAAACGGGACAATTCCTTCGGTACAGCAAAGGAAGACGCAGCTAGACGCGACTTTACCATTAACTCATTGTTTTACGATCCTAAAAACGATTCCATTTTGGATTACGTTGGTGGATTTGAAGACATTCAAAAGAAAATCGTTAGGGTCATTGGTGATCCAGATATTTCCTTCAAAGAAGACCCGGTTCGAATGTTACGAGCGGTTAAGTTTTCAGTTTTACTTGGACTTGACATCGAGAAAAAAACCAAACTGGCAATTAAAAAGAACCGTTTGGAACTCGAAAAATCTTCCACAGCAAGACTTTTGGAAGAATACAACAAAATGTTTAGAACTTGGAAAACTTCGATTATTTTCGAAGGCCTTGCAGAAAACCATTTGCTCGATGTACTTTTCAAAGAACCAGCTGATAAACTAAAAAAAACAGATCCAGAGTGGCGTGAACATTTTATGGAAACACCACTTGGGAAGAGACTCGCAGTCACAGACAAACTTCTCTCAGCAAGAGAAGAGATGACACCTGCGATTTTTTACTCGTTAATTTTTTATGATCTTATCAAAGATCTATATGAAAATGACCGTGGACATCTAGCTCATAACATCAAAGAAAGTCTCCAACCTGTTTTCGAACGAATGGGAATTCCCAAACGAGAACAAGACAATTTGGTCAAAATTTTTATTAGCCAACCTCGTTTCCAAGTGACCGACGATGAAAAAGAAAGACAAAACTCTTTCTTCAAAAAGAAGGACTACTTCTACGATGCGTTTATGGTTTATAAGATTGTCGCAATTTCCGAAGGAAATGAATCGGCAGTACAAACTGCTTTCTTTTGGGAAATTTCTTTACGACAAAGACCAAAACCAGATAGCCATCAGTTTGGACAACAGAACCGAAAAAAAGAACCTAACAAAAAACGTCCGCCGAGAAAGAAACACAGAGACCGGCGAGGTGGCTCCCAAAATCAGAACCAAGCGGAATCTCAACAGCCGAATGCTTCTGAGCAAAAAGAGTCACAAGAACCGCGAAAAACTCGCGAATCCTCAGTAGAAAACGAAGAAAGGGAAGTATAA
- a CDS encoding hybrid sensor histidine kinase/response regulator, with translation MKHQPKILIIEDDPTTALLYTGSLRPFGYEIVVFSGIKPAMETFKEEGFKSIDLIVTDLVLPDGTGKELIQEVRKSSSNIPVIVVSSEEDSKSIIDVMKENVQDYCIKPIAPKELAKKIEYHLSKQEMDYQKTIFEKEKIISLEKLLDWYSFKNRSMAMGEFDTQELHKNLFHILRASLSQGAGFGILVQIIDIIKGMTKTESGDYILQKEVLSILEENASYAKKVLDTFSEIENIIFDRVASEVVGTKSFLGEFQSIVNDLHPLLKIKNQRIQLGNLEERFSEKTKLSWNRELFRKVFSELLVNAMKFSPDSSAIFIMFQSDQEFLSVSIVNSVAGDLKMGVGIPNEYLDLVFEPFFRLTKNLYEKHESLDFGIGLSLVRETIQKFGGTVVVKNINDHLGDVVLPKVEFKVTLPYSSSEK, from the coding sequence ATGAAACACCAACCAAAAATTTTGATCATCGAAGATGATCCAACAACAGCTCTCCTTTATACAGGTTCCTTACGGCCATTTGGTTACGAAATTGTCGTTTTTTCAGGTATTAAGCCTGCTATGGAAACCTTTAAGGAAGAAGGTTTTAAATCCATTGATTTGATCGTCACAGATCTTGTTTTGCCTGATGGTACCGGAAAAGAATTAATACAAGAAGTTCGAAAATCAAGTTCAAACATTCCCGTCATCGTTGTTTCTTCAGAAGAAGATAGTAAATCGATCATTGATGTGATGAAAGAGAATGTTCAAGATTATTGTATCAAACCAATTGCACCTAAAGAGTTAGCCAAAAAAATTGAGTATCATCTTTCCAAACAGGAAATGGATTATCAAAAAACGATTTTTGAAAAAGAAAAAATTATCTCATTAGAAAAACTATTAGATTGGTATAGCTTTAAAAATCGATCTATGGCTATGGGGGAATTTGATACTCAAGAATTACATAAAAATCTCTTTCATATTTTAAGGGCAAGTTTGTCTCAAGGTGCTGGTTTTGGAATTCTTGTTCAAATCATAGATATCATCAAAGGGATGACAAAAACTGAATCTGGAGATTATATTCTCCAAAAAGAAGTCCTTTCGATTCTGGAAGAAAACGCAAGTTATGCGAAAAAGGTTTTGGATACTTTCTCCGAAATCGAAAACATTATTTTTGATAGAGTTGCATCGGAAGTAGTAGGAACTAAAAGTTTTTTAGGGGAATTTCAATCTATTGTTAATGATTTGCATCCTTTATTAAAAATTAAAAACCAAAGAATTCAACTAGGCAATTTAGAAGAAAGGTTTTCGGAAAAAACTAAACTCAGTTGGAACAGAGAATTGTTTCGCAAAGTTTTTTCAGAATTATTGGTAAATGCGATGAAGTTCTCTCCAGATTCATCCGCCATATTTATTATGTTTCAGTCGGATCAGGAGTTTCTATCTGTTTCTATTGTAAATTCCGTGGCAGGGGATTTGAAGATGGGAGTTGGTATCCCTAATGAATATTTAGATTTAGTTTTTGAACCTTTTTTTCGACTCACCAAGAATTTATATGAAAAACACGAATCTTTGGATTTTGGGATTGGCCTTTCTTTGGTGAGAGAAACTATACAAAAGTTTGGTGGAACCGTTGTTGTAAAAAATATAAACGACCATTTGGGAGACGTTGTTTTGCCTAAGGTGGAATTTAAAGTGACCCTTCCTTATTCCTCTTCAGAGAAATGA
- a CDS encoding ATP-binding response regulator, translating to MEKPKAITKVLLLEDDPTISLLYSGLLQKHGMEVTSFAKIKAALEYFAENHLHTENIVLTDLQLPDGNGLEFVREIRKINKHIPIVVITSTEDPKLIIEVMKEHVQDYIIKPMVPDELISRIKYQLSNKEKDYEYSEYEREKIISLEKLLDWYAYKNSRIKKGDLNSHELHKNLFYGLRTSLAQGAGFGVLTQMIDLIKSMPKAEGGGIILDVEILNILEENALYSKRVLDRFMEIEDVIFDRIELQLVSPLTIFNEMLSLKEEIIPLLALRDQILLVPEYKFKDFGVQKILLNKNFFRKSLHELLLNAMRFSQSSSKIYTMLILDSNGVYLSIVNSLTDEQELFAKNGIPNDYLELIFEPFFRLNKNIYEKHGSLDFGIGLSFVKQTILKFGGSISALNLIDHTSDQSETKIEFKIFLPYSSSEK from the coding sequence ATGGAAAAACCAAAAGCGATAACGAAAGTTTTACTACTTGAAGACGATCCGACCATCTCACTTCTATATAGTGGACTGTTGCAAAAACATGGGATGGAAGTGACAAGTTTTGCAAAAATCAAAGCAGCTTTAGAATATTTTGCCGAAAACCATCTTCATACAGAAAATATTGTTTTAACGGATCTCCAACTACCGGACGGTAATGGGTTGGAATTTGTTAGAGAAATACGAAAAATCAATAAACACATACCAATTGTTGTAATTACTTCAACGGAAGATCCAAAACTTATTATTGAAGTGATGAAAGAACATGTACAGGATTACATTATTAAACCGATGGTTCCGGACGAACTCATATCACGAATCAAATACCAACTTTCAAACAAAGAAAAGGATTATGAATACTCAGAATATGAACGTGAAAAGATTATCTCCCTTGAAAAACTTTTGGATTGGTATGCATACAAAAATAGCAGGATCAAAAAGGGTGATTTAAATTCGCATGAATTACACAAAAACTTGTTTTATGGACTGCGTACAAGTTTAGCCCAGGGTGCTGGATTTGGAGTATTAACTCAAATGATTGACCTCATCAAATCAATGCCAAAAGCAGAAGGAGGAGGAATCATTTTAGATGTTGAAATTCTGAATATTTTGGAAGAAAATGCACTTTATTCAAAAAGAGTTTTAGATCGATTTATGGAAATTGAAGATGTAATTTTTGATCGAATCGAATTACAACTTGTTTCTCCTTTAACCATTTTTAATGAAATGTTGAGTCTGAAAGAAGAAATAATACCACTTTTAGCACTGAGAGACCAAATATTATTAGTTCCTGAATATAAATTTAAGGATTTCGGTGTACAAAAAATCTTACTTAACAAAAATTTCTTTCGTAAGTCGTTACACGAACTTTTGTTAAATGCGATGCGCTTTTCGCAAAGCTCCAGTAAAATTTATACTATGTTAATTCTGGATTCTAACGGAGTTTATCTCTCTATTGTAAATTCTCTAACCGATGAGCAGGAGCTGTTTGCAAAAAACGGAATTCCAAATGATTATTTAGAACTAATTTTTGAACCATTTTTTAGGTTAAACAAAAATATTTATGAAAAACATGGTTCTTTGGACTTTGGAATTGGGTTGAGTTTTGTTAAGCAAACTATACTAAAGTTTGGCGGTTCTATATCGGCTTTAAATTTAATTGATCATACAAGCGACCAAAGCGAAACGAAAATTGAATTCAAAATTTTCCTTCCTTATTCCTCTTCAGAGAAATGA